A single window of Symphalangus syndactylus isolate Jambi chromosome 4, NHGRI_mSymSyn1-v2.1_pri, whole genome shotgun sequence DNA harbors:
- the LOC129481034 gene encoding putative uncharacterized protein DNAJC9-AS1 isoform X2: MPGGYTAPEESAAPSRAGYNPGLLLFPAQKAQGACVTSTEGAWPRRASALYGGRKTRCGEAGAGPDPRSNSAEVSSSQPALASKSQSKWGPTSNNPGGALTTTEFEMAGNRSQNIKHRVGL, from the exons ATGCCGGGCGGGTATACGGCCCCGGAGGAATCAGCTGCTCCCAGCCGCGCCGGGTACAACCCAGGACTACTTCTTTTTCCCGCCCAAAAGGCCCAGGGCGCCTGCGTCACAAGCACTGAAGGGGCGTGGCCACGCCGCGCATCTGCGCTTTACGGCGGCCGCAAAACGAGGTGTGGCGAGGCAGGCGCGGGCCCGG ATCCAAGATCAAATTCAGCTGAAGTCAGTTCCTCTCAACCTGCCCTGGCATCAAAGTCTCAAAGCAAGTGGGGGCCAACCAGCAACAACCCTGGCGGAGCTTTGACAACCACAGAATTTGAGATGGCTGGTAATCGTTCTCAGAACATAAAACACAGA gttggactgTAG
- the LOC129481034 gene encoding putative uncharacterized protein DNAJC9-AS1 isoform X1: MPGGYTAPEESAAPSRAGYNPGLLLFPAQKAQGACVTSTEGAWPRRASALYGGRKTRCGEAGAGPDPRSNSAEVSSSQPALASKSQSKWGPTSNNPGGALTTTEFEMAGNRSQNIKHRVSRHIDRTSSINFLYLSHIPELSHLSLLIFPSMDNIVCWEGLSRRA; encoded by the exons ATGCCGGGCGGGTATACGGCCCCGGAGGAATCAGCTGCTCCCAGCCGCGCCGGGTACAACCCAGGACTACTTCTTTTTCCCGCCCAAAAGGCCCAGGGCGCCTGCGTCACAAGCACTGAAGGGGCGTGGCCACGCCGCGCATCTGCGCTTTACGGCGGCCGCAAAACGAGGTGTGGCGAGGCAGGCGCGGGCCCGG ATCCAAGATCAAATTCAGCTGAAGTCAGTTCCTCTCAACCTGCCCTGGCATCAAAGTCTCAAAGCAAGTGGGGGCCAACCAGCAACAACCCTGGCGGAGCTTTGACAACCACAGAATTTGAGATGGCTGGTAATCGTTCTCAGAACATAAAACACAGAGTAAGTCGGCACATTGATAGAACCTCCTCTATAAATTTCCTATATCTTAGTCACATACCAGAGTTAAGTCATctgtctttgctcatttttccctCTATGGACAACATAGTATGTTGGGAAGGGCTTTCCAGGAGGGCATAA